The Camelina sativa cultivar DH55 chromosome 16, Cs, whole genome shotgun sequence sequence acagcaacaacaacaacaactacgaTCAGCTAAGCCTACAGAGAGAAACATGGAACCAAGATTGCAAAAGTCATTCTCGGCTAGAATGCAATTGCCCTTTATGTCTTCTTCAAAGGGAAGCAATCAGTATTCTTCTACGAATAGTTCAAGCTCAACAAGCTGGTTTAGCCGTATTAAGAAAATGTCCAATCCGTTTTCAAATCGAAATCCTCTGATACCTAAATCAGGTGAAATGGTGTCAAGAAACAAGTCCTTGAGAAAGTCTTCACCTGTTCATCTACATGCTTATCTCAGTATCGAATATGAACTTGGGATGCCTGTTTTCACCTTTTCTCTGGACCGCCCTGATGATGTATATATGGCCAGTGCAAGAATGGATGATAATGACTCCCGGTTTGTCTATTCGTTTCGCTATCTCGGTGGTAGAAGCAAAAAGAATTTTGGCGAACAGCGGTTGAATGTTTCAGGTAAAGAATCTTCACTAATAGGACAGATGCAAGTTTCAACTCAGATCTGCTTAGAGGCAGAACCATATGAAGATCTCGTGGAATCAACTGTGTCAGAATTCGTTCTTTTCGACATTGCACGTGCAAGAAGAAGTGGCTTCAAGCATGAAAACATGTCAAGACAGAATAGTTTCAGACGAGGAGGATTAGACCTGAGTCAATCGATATTCTCGGAGACAGAGAACTCTGCATCTGATCTAAGACAAGAAAAGCTGCCGAGGCAGAATAGTTTCAGCCGAGGATTGATGCGTAGTCTATCAAAACATTCAGAGACCTCTGCATCTGATCCTTGGACAGCCTCAGAGTTACATCCAGGCCTAGAGATTGCAGCAATTGTTATTCAAGACTCTTCTTCAAACAGCAAACTCTCGAGTCATCGTGAGATGAAAGTCATAGTTCCAGCAGGAAACCACGGTTTACCTGATACTGAAAACTCA is a genomic window containing:
- the LOC104753025 gene encoding uncharacterized protein LOC104753025: MAQSSENVLPTLRDFFDSKKPGEEDEFMFYRVLNSSCKKPPKPGNKAKERHGFFFNQGTKERSRRNISDAEKFSVEQYSSGGFFGVRLNTNGRQQQQQQQLRSAKPTERNMEPRLQKSFSARMQLPFMSSSKGSNQYSSTNSSSSTSWFSRIKKMSNPFSNRNPLIPKSGEMVSRNKSLRKSSPVHLHAYLSIEYELGMPVFTFSLDRPDDVYMASARMDDNDSRFVYSFRYLGGRSKKNFGEQRLNVSGKESSLIGQMQVSTQICLEAEPYEDLVESTVSEFVLFDIARARRSGFKHENMSRQNSFRRGGLDLSQSIFSETENSASDLRQEKLPRQNSFSRGLMRSLSKHSETSASDPWTASELHPGLEIAAIVIQDSSSNSKLSSHREMKVIVPAGNHGLPDTENSCPTPILQRWRSGGGCDCSGWDMGCHLFVLESPELTNNQQGLELFIEGDKEITPAMTMAFIREGQYEVNFHAKLSALQAFSVCVAELHRSEVSRGERSNSLSRCSSLRELIDMETPVDTSDVPSSFMPNVTFSPISRV